From one Lotus japonicus ecotype B-129 chromosome 3, LjGifu_v1.2 genomic stretch:
- the LOC130743373 gene encoding probable histone H2A.5, with product MDSTATGKVKKGAAGRKAGGPKKKSVSRSVKAGLQFPVGRIGRYLKKGRYAQRVGSGAPVYLAAVLEYLAAEVLELAGNAARDNKKNRIIPRHVLLAVRNDEELGKLLAGVTIAHGGVLPNINPVLLPKKTAEKAPKEPKSPAKKAAKSPKKAAA from the exons ATGGACTCCACCGCCACAGGAAAGGTCAAGAAGGGCGCCGCCGGAAGGAAAGCCGGAGGCCCCAAGAAGAAGTCAGTTTCCAGATCGGTGAAGGCCGGTCTCCAATTCCCCGTCGGAAGAATCGGACGCTACCTGAAGAAGGGAAGGTACGCTCAGCGTGTTGGATCTGGTGCTCCTGTGTACCTTGCTGCTGTTCTTGAGTATCTCGCTGCTGAG GTGCTTGAGTTGGCTGGAAATGCTGCTCGTGACAACAAGAAGAACAGGATTATCCCGAGGCACGTTCTTCTTGCTGTGAGGAACGATGAGGAGCTTGGGAAATTGCTTGCTGGTGTGACCATTGCTCATGGTGGTGTTCTTCCCAACATCAACCCTGTGCTTCTGCCTAAGAAGACTGCTGAGAAAGCTCCTAAGGAACCTAAGTCTCCAGCGAAGAAGGCTGCAAAATCTCCCAAGAAAGCTGCTGCTTAG
- the LOC130743369 gene encoding THO complex subunit 4A-like: MSAALDMTLDDIIKKNKKSAPSNPRGRNRAPGSGPGPARRIPNRASNRAAPYAAPKAPETAWGHDMYADEPVQVAAFPGHGGGRASSIETGTKLYISNLDYGVSSDDIKELFSEVGDLKRHTVHYDRSGRSKGTAEVVFSRRGDAEAAVKRYNNVQLDGKPMKIEIVGTNITTPAVAPAANGAFGNSNGVPRSGQGRGGAFGRLRGGGDGGRGRGNRRGRGRGRGHGRGRGEKVSAEDLDADLEKYHAESMQLN, translated from the exons ATGTCTGCAGCTCTCGACATGACCCTCGACGACATCatcaagaagaacaagaagTCCGCACCCTCCAACCCTAGAGGCCGCAACCGAGCTCCCGGATCCGGACCCGGCCCCGCTCGCCGCATTCCCAACCGCGCCTCCAATCGCGCCGCGCCGTACGCCGCCCCTAAG gcACCGGAGACGGCGTGGGGGCACGACATGTACGCAGATGAACCCGTGCAGGTGGCAGCGTTTCCAGGGCATGGTGGTGGTCGAGCCTCTTCCATCGAAACGGGGACCAAGCTCTACATTTCCAACTTGGATTACGGTGTTTCCAGTGATGATATCAAG GAATTGTTTTCTGAAGTTGGTGACCTGAAACGGCATACTGTTCATTACGACAGGAGCGGGAGATCGAAG GGTACTGCAGAAGTAGTCTTCTCACGACGAGGTGATGCTGAAGCTGCTGTGAAGAGATACAACAATGTTCAACTAGATGGGAAGCCGATGAAGATAGAGATTGTGGGCACAAACATTACTACACCTGCTGTTGCACCTGCTGCAAATGGAGCTTTTGGAAATTCAAATGGTGTTCCTAGAAG TGGACAAGGTAGAGGTGGGGCATTTGGAAGGCtgcgtggtggtggtgatggaggacgAGGGCGTGGCAATCGCAGAGGAAGAGGACGAGGACGAGGGCATGGAAGGGGTCGTGGTGAAAAGGTATCTGCAGAAGATCTTGATGCTGATTTGGAGAAGTATCATGCTGAGTCAATGCAATTAAACTGA